In Polyangiaceae bacterium, the genomic window TGGACGGTGGCGAACGGCAACGGCGAGCCGTCGCAGCGCGCTCACTCCACCACCGGTTGGTCCGGCACCGACTTCATCGTCTACGGAGGCAAGCAGGCGAACTCGAACTTCAACCAGACCCACCGCTATCGCCCTGCGACCGATGCATGGGCCCCGCTCCCCAACGGCCCCACGCAGCGCTTCGGCGCCTTCGGTACCTGGGACGGCAGCAACCTGATCGCCTGGGGCGGGCGCAAGGAGACCGGCGGTGCCCCCGCGACGTACGACGACGGCAGGCGCTTCGACGGGAGCGCCTGGACGAATCTCCCCACGGCGGGCGCGCCTGGCGCGCGCTATGCCCTGCACCGTCAGGTTGGCTTCAGCGCGCGCATCGCCAACGGCGCCACGTTGATGGTGGGCGGCTTCTCCGCGGCAGGCGCTGCGCTCAAGGACGGTGCCATCTATCGCTCCGGTACGAACGCCTGGACTGCTGTGCCGGCCTGGCCATCGGGCGAGGACCACCAGTGGGCCGTTTACGCATTTGCCGGTGGTGAGCTGGTGATCTTCGGCGGGCTTCACGGCTCGGCAGCGACGGCGACCGGTGAACGCTTCCGGCCCTGAGTCTCGGCGAAGCATCGAGCGACGGCTCGACTGGGGCGAGCTCGCGCCGCTGCGCATCAGCGCGCGCCACGCCGCCGACGGGGTCTACGCCGGGGGCCACCGCAGTCAGCGCCGGGGCGCGGGCGTGGAGTTCGGCGGACACCGCGCCTACACCCCGGGCGACGACCTGCGCTTCATCGATCGGCACGCGCTGATGCGCCACGGTCGCCTCCTGGTGCGCCAGTTCGAGACCGAGACCGATCGGGCGCTCCGCATCGTGGTCGACGCGAGCGCGTCCATGGCCTTCCGCAGCAAAGGAGCGCCCGGCGCCAAGCTGGCCTTTGCGGCCGTGGTCGCGGCGGCCTTGGCGCGCATCGCCATCTCCGGCGGCGATCCAGTGGCGCTCGACTGGATCGGCGGCGAGGCCCGGGAGCCGCTGCCCGCGCTCGGAGGGCGCGAGGCCTTCGAGCGAGTGATCGCGGCGCTGGAGACCGTCCAGCCCGGCGGTGACGTGAGGCTCGACGCGGCAGCGGTGGAGCGGGCGTTCGCCGCGGTCGCCCGCCACGCGCGCCGAGGCGCGGTGGTGGTGCTGCTGAGCGACCTCGTCGATCTGCCCGAGCACACCCTCGACCGGTTCGCGGCGCTCTCGTCCATGGGTCGCACGCTGATCGCGGTACGCGTGCTCGACCCCCTCGAGGCGACCTTCTCCATGGAGGGACCGGTGCGTCTGTACGCGAGCGAAGGCGAGGTCCACGTCGAGACCGACGCCAGCCTGGTGCGTGACGGGTACCTGGCCCGACTGGAGAGCATCGCCCAGAGCTGGGACGACCGACTGGCGGCGAGCGGCGGGCGCTTGATCAAGTGCGTGACCTCGGACGACCCGGTGACCGCCGTCCGCGAGATCGTGCTCGGTGCCCGCGGAGGCGAGCGATGAGCTTCGTGGTGGGCCTCGCCCTCGCCATCGGCGCGCTGGTCGTGGTGCCCTTCGTCGCGCACTTGCTGCGCCGCTCGCGGGCGGAGGAGCGCGAGTTCCCGCCGGCCCACCTGGTGCCGGTGGCGGAGCCGGTCGCGCGCCAGCGCAGTCGGCTCGAAGACCGCTTGCTGCTCGCGGTCCGGGCGCTGATGGTGCTGGCGCTGGCGGTCCTCGGAGCCACGCCGCTGGTGCGCTGCTCGCGGTTGTCCATCGCCCGCGAGAGCGGCGGCTCGGTCGCCCTGGCCATCATCGTGGACGACTCGCTCAGCATGCGCGCAGCGACGGCGTCGGGAGCCACGCGCTTCGAGCTCGCGCTCCGCGGCGCCCGGGACCTCCTGGCTGCGGCCCGGGAGGGCGACGCCGTGGCCATCGTCCTCGGCGGTGCTCCGGCGCGCCTGGCGCTCTCGGCTACCACGGATCTCTCCGCGGCCAAGCGCACGCTCTCCCAGCTGCGGGTCACGGACCGCCCCACGGATCTGTCGTCCGCGGTGCAGCTGGGACGCTCGTCGGTGAAGGCGCTGCCCCACGTGGATCGCAAGGTGGTGCTGCTGAGCGACTTCGCCGGGGGTCCGCTGCCAAGTGGCGAACCGCCGGTGTGGGCTCCGCTCTCGGAGATCCGCAAGCCCGCCGACGACTGCGCCGTGGTCTCGGCGGAGAGCCGCGGGCGGCGCGTCAGCGTGACGATCGCCTGTTCCTCGGCGCAGGCCGCCCGCGGGCGCTCCCTGGAGCTGGTGGTCGGCGACGGGGAGCCGGCGCGAAGCGACACGGACGCGGGCACGGACGCACCCAAGGCCAAGGCCGGCGAGCTCGTCGCGAGCGCGAAGCTCGACGCGCGAGCGGGTGAGCAGAACGTCTCGCTCGAGCCGTCCATCCTGAGCGTGGGCCTAGACGCGCGGCTGTCCGGCAAGGACGCCATCGCGCACGACGACCAGGCGCCGGTGGCGCCGGAGTCTCGGAGCTTGGGCGTCGGCGTGCTCTCCGACCTGGCGACCGCCAGCGCCACCACCGGAGGCGCGACGGTCGTCGAGCAAGCGCTGGAAGCGCTGGCGCACGACGTGAGCGTGCGCCCGCTCACCACCTTGCCCGAAGAGGCGAGGGAGCTGAGCGGCCTGGCGGCCCTCTTGCTCGACGACCCGTCGGGTCTCGCACCGGAGGCCCGCGCCGCCCTGGTCGAGTGGCTGGAGCGCGGGGGCGTGGCCGTCGCGTGGCTCGGACCGCGCGCCGAGAGCGTGCAGCTCGGAACCACGCTCGAGCCCTTCGCGCGCGGCGCGCTGTCATGGGAGCTCACCAAAGCCAAGGGCGTGGACGCCGCCAGCATCGCCTGGCTCGGTGCCCCAGGTGCGAGCCTCTCCAGCTTGGCGCCGAGAGGCCGCGCGCGCCTCGACAGCGCGCTGCCGACGGGTGCCGCCGTACTGGCCCGTTGGGACGATGGGCAGCCCTTCCTGGCGGAGCAGAAGCTCGGTCGCGGGCTCGCCCTCGCGGTGGCGTTGCCCACCTCTCCCGACCAGAGCGATCTGGCGCTCCGGCCGGGGTTCTTGGCGCTGCTCGAGCACGTCGTGGAGCAGGCCGAGCGCCGCGCGGGACCGCGGCGCAGCGTGGCCGGCACGACGTGGAGCTTCCCGGCAGCAGCCCGGGTCGAGATCGAGGGGCCGGGAGGAAAGCTCGAGTCCGAGACCTCCGGTGGCGGCTCGGAGGCCCAGCGCACCTTCACTCCGGAGCTCGTCGGCCGCTACCGCGTGAGCCTGGACGGCGCCGCCGAGCGACGCGTCGTCACGCTGGAGGCGAGCGAGATCACCGACGCGCCCCGCGAGCCGGACCAGGCCGACGAGCGGGTGGTCACCGGCGGCGTCCAGAACGAAGTCGACGTGTCGTCGGACGTCGCGCTGCTTCTCTTGGTGCTCCTGGCGCTCGAGCTCGGGCTGCGCGCGTTCCGGCGCTTCGAGCCCAAGCGCAGGCGCCGCCGCGGCGATCTGCCCGCGCGCGCCGCGCCCTCTTCGGGTGGGTAGCTCCCTCGCGCACGGCGTGATACTGCCAGGCGCCATGTTCGGCCGTCTTCTCTTGCTCTCGTCTCTCGCTCTCGCGAGCTGTCACTCTCCCGGCATGTACGGGCACAGCCGCGTATACGCCCCGCTCGGCGACGAAGAAGCCGCGACCAAGGGCGCGAGGGAGTACGACCCGGTGATGGCGCAACGCGCTCCCGACGAGTGGAAGGGCAAGACCGTCACGCTGTTCGGCGTGGTGAAGGCGCGCCATCCGGGCCCCGGGGGCAACGCCGACCTGACGCTCAGCGTGCGCACGCTCGAGCCCCGGAACCTCTGCGACACCGCAGACGAAGACAGCTGCCGCGTGACCGTCGGCGATCGCGAGCACGCCGTCGTGCACGCCCTGGCCAAGCTCTCCGGCGAGGACGACATCGGCCAGAAGAGCGTCAGCGCCGGCTCGCTGGTGCGGGTGGTGGGGACACTGACCGACGGCGTGGACCCCGACGACGGCGCGCAGGTCGTCAGCGTCAAGTACCTGCGCCACTGGCCGCGGGACTTCTACGTGACGACCGCAGATCGCGCCCACATGCGCCGGTGACGGCGGTCCAGTCCCGCTCGGTAGTTCTCCATCCGCGGGCCGCGGACCCCGTTGGATGAAACCGGGTGGCATCGGGTAGGCTTCGGCGGTCGGTCGGCACCGAGGTCGGCAAGACTATGGTGCGTTCGAGCCCCTTCGGTAGTTGGGCCGGACAGAGGTTGAGAAGCGACGCGTTCTCGAAGAGTTGAGGACGGTCACGGGCACGGCGCGCGAGCAGGCGCAAATTCGCACTCGACAGGACGGGCCGGCGCTGGAGGTCGGGGCGTGGCTCTCGGGCGGCGCCGGGCGTTGGTGAAGCGCTGGCGGCGTCGGCGCAGCGGTCGAGCGCACGACGCAGAGCTCGATGACCGCGAGTGCGGCACTGCGTGCAGCTGCCTGGAGGGAGCGCCATCGGACTCGAGCTCGACGCGCAGCTTCCGGACCCACGGCGCTGCCGCTGACAAAGACCACCAAGGGCATCCCGTGCACGCCCGTTTGTTTGCGGGCGTGCGAGCAGCGTTTCAGCGTACGGTGACCTGAAGGAAAGAGCATCGAGACGTCGATTTCTCTTGACGCATTCTCGAGCGACGCGCGTTCGCGTTCGACGACCACGCGGGTGAGGGCCTCTCGCTCGCGCGTGGTGACGCGCTCGTGCGCGTTCGTGCGCGCGACGACGCGCGACGCGTTCAGATGCCCGAAACGCGCTCAGCGTGTCAGCAGCGAGCTCGAAAAATCGCGTGATATGCCAGAAAGCATGAACGCTCTCTCTTCGGTCTCCGACCACGAGCTCCGCGAGCGACTTTCGGCCGCCGTGAGCTCGGAGCGGTCGGCGTGCGCCAACGTCATCTTCCACCTGGCAGAGCTCGACCGCCGCAGGCTGTGTTGTTCCCGTTCCACGCCACACCACCGACAGCGATTCCGCGACTGCGGCAGACCGGAAGCGAGTTCCTCCGGCTCGGCCGGACTGTCTATTTCGATGCGTGTTCCTCCCTCTTCGCCTACTGCACCGAGCGCCTCGGCTATTCCGAGGACAGCGCGACCAAGCGTGTGCGTGTGGCCCGCCTGGCCCAGCAGTTCCCCCAGGTGCTCGATGACCTCGCCAGCGGCGAGCTCCACCTGACGGGGCTGTTCCTGCTCTCCGGCCACCTGACGGACGACAACGCCGAGCAGCTCCTCGCCGAGGCGCGAGGGAAGTCCAAGCGACAGCTCGAGGAGCTGCTCGCCCGCTGGTTCCCGCGGCCGGCCGTGCCGCCGACCATCACCCCGGTCACGCCCGAGCCGGTACAAGGGCAGTTGTCCACATGGTCCGGGGCAGGTACCCCGGCCCCGCCGGCCCAGGCGCCTCGCCCTCGCGTCGAGCCGCTCTCGCCGGAGAGCGTTCGCGTGGAATTCAGCGCCCACGCTGCGTTCCGCGACAAGCTCGAGCAGGCCCGGGCGCTGCTCAGCCACACGGTGCCCAGCGGCGACCTCGCGACGATCCTCGAGCGCGCGCTGGACCTGCTCATCGAGCGGGAGACGAAGCGCCGCGCCGGCGCGGGCAAGCCCCGCAAGCGCCGCGAGACGAAGCCGGGCTCGCGGCACGTTCCGGTGGAAGTCCAGCGAGCGGTCAGGGAGCGGGACGGCGACCAGTGCACCTTCACCGACGCCGAAGGGCGGCGGTGTTCGGCGACGCGCTTCTTGACCATCGAGCACATCGACCCGTTCGCGAAGGGCGGGCCCACGACGGTGGACAACTGCTGCTTGCTTTGCAGACCTCACAACGCCCACCGAGCGCGCCAGGTCTTCGGTGAGGACCACATCCAGAACGAGATCTCGGAGGCGCGAGCGAGGCGAAGACAGAGCACGCCACCGGCGCCACCAGCGCCGACGCCCGCGCCCGAGGGCGGCGTGTCCGAAAAGGTGCTCGGAGCGCTGGTTCGGATGGGGTTCAAGCGAGCGGACGCGCGGCGAGCCGTCGAGCAAGCGCGCCTCTGCGAGGTGGAGCCGCTGCTCGAGCCGATGCTTCGCGCGACGCTCGCCATTCTCACACCGTGAGACGGTTCGGGCACACCCCACGTCGAATGGGGTGTGCACGGATTGCCCTTGGTGGTCATTGTCAGCGGCAGCGCCGTGGGCACGCATGCGGACGAAGGAAAGGAGCTCATCTGTGCCTCGAACAGGTCGCACTCAACGCAGAGTCATCGGCATGCTCGTCAAACGCTTCGGCGACGCGCGCCTCGACGAGGTCCGCGACCCGCGCAACCCACGCGGGCGTCGCTGGCGCTCGGGCGGTGCGCGACCTCGGACTTCACTACCTGTTTGCCGTCAAGAGCACCCAACCCTCCCTCCACACCGAGGCCGTGCGCTGGATGGGTGGCCTGGAGCCTGACCAGGCCGCCGCCACCAGCACGGATCTCGACCACAGTCGCTCCGTCGTGCGGCGCATCTACCTCGGTGAAGCCCTTGCCGCGCCGGAAGGTTGGGAGCATCTCAGGACCGTGCTCCGCGTCGAGGTCGAGACCCTCGACTCCAATGGCGTCCGGGTCGCGAACGACAACCGCTACTTCGTCTCCAGCTTGCCACGCTCTCGTCTCACCGATGCCGAGTGGCTGCTCGTCGTACGGCGCCACTGGGGCGTCGAGACTGCCCATCAGCTTCTCGATGGCGCCTTCGCCGAGGACCATCATCCGTGGATCGAACAGAACCCGCGAGCCACGGTCGTCGTGATGGTGCTGCGGCGCATCGCATACACGCTGCTCGCGCTCTGGCGCGGGGTGACTTTGCGCAGCGACGAACAGCGTAGGCGGCCCTGGCGCGACCTGATGCGCGACATCTGGCTCTGCACAGTCAAGGCCACCGCAGAGACCCCTCGAAACTCGAGTGACCGCCGGCTCCCGCCGGCGCCTGCGTGACCCGTGCCGAGGCCTTCGCGCCGACCTGCTCTTTGACAGACTCCGCGTCGATCACCGCCCTCGGGCTCCTGCCCCCGTAGAGGCTCGATGGCACTTGCTCCTGTGCGGCCCAGTACCTCTCCACCGCCCCGTCCCCGGGTCACCACTTCCCCGCCGGTGGTGGCGACCCAGCTCGACTCGCGGAGAACCGATCGAGACTGGACGGCGGTCGCGAAGTCTTGCTCCCCCAGGTGCCTGTGATAAACGACTCGCTCCCCATGCGCCTCCGCCTCGCCCCCACCCTGCTCGCCTGCGCCCTCGCGCTCGGCGTGAGCGCGCGCCCGGCTCGGGCCACGGTGGTCGAGAAGGTCGTCGCCGTGGTCGGCGAGCGCGCCATCCTGCTCAGCGACGTGCGCGACCGGGCCAAGCCCTTCATGCTCAAGATCCACGCCGAGGTCCCCCCCGGCGCCCAGCGCAACGCGGCCATCTCGCAGACCTACAAGAACGTGCTCGAGCGCATGGTGGACGAGGAGCTTCAGTTCCGCGCCGCCAATCGCTCGAAGATCGTGGTGGACGCCAAAGAGGTGGACGACGCCATCGGCCGCGTCGCGGCGCAGAACGGCTTGAGCGTGGACAAGCTGATCGCCGAGGCCGCCAAGTCGGGCCTCGACGAGAAGGCCTATCGCGGCGAGATCCGCCGTCAGGTGCTGGAGGCCAAGCTGCTCAACCTGCGCGTGCAGGGGCGAATCCGCGTCAGCGAAGAGGACGTTCGCACCATGTACCGGCGGCTGACCATGGACGAGCGCCGGAAGCTCGGCTTCCGCGCCGCGTGGATCCGCATCGACGCACCCGCCGGGGACAAGGCCACCGCCAAGGAGAAGCGCGCGCTCGCGGAGTCGCTGGCGGCTCAGGCGCGCTCTGGCTCGAATTTCGCCGCGCTGGCCCGGGAAAAGTCCGACGACGCCGGCACGCGCGACCGCGGCGGCGAGCTCGGGCGGCTTCAGCCCGGCCGCCTCGCGCCTGCCCTGGATGCGGCGCTGATCAACCTGGAGCCGGGTCAGGTCTCGGGCGCCGTGCGCGTCGGCGACTCGTTCTTCGTGGTCAAGCTGATCGAACGCGACGAGACCGAGCTGCCGAGCTTCGAGGAAGCAAAGAACGAGCTCGGCGAGCGGGTCTACCTGGAGAAGATGGGCAAGGCCCGCCGCACCTGGATCGAGGGCCTGCGCCGGCAGACCCACGTCGAAATCCGCATGTGAGTCAGCCGCGGCCCGCGCGCCGCCGCGTCGAGCCCCAGGGGAAGAGCTTCACCAGCTGCCAGCCTCTGGAGCGCGTGGCCTCGTCCAGGTCCCCGGTCGAAGCGGCGCGCAGCGCCGCCGCGAAGCTCTCGACGTTCGGAAAGCGGTCGTCCGGCTTCTTGGCGAGCGCGATGGCCAGCACCAGCTCCACCTCCACCGGGATCTTGGTGTAGAGCCCGGGCTGCTGCGGCTGGGTGTAGATCACGTCGAGCAGGAGCGGCCCGATGTCTTCGCCCACGAAGGGGGGCTGCCCGGTGATGCCGCGGTAGGCGATGGCGGCGAGGGCGTACAGATCCGCGCGGTGGTCCACCGGCAGGCCCTGGGCTTGCTCCGGCGGCATGTACTGCGGCGTCCCGACGGCGACCTCTCGCGTGAGCGCGACTCCGCCCTGGATCTTGGAGAGGCCGAAGTCGAGCACCTTCCACTTCTGCGGCAGCGAGTCCACCAGGAACAGGTTCGCCGGCTTCAGGTCGCGGTGGACCACGCCCGCCTCGCGCACCGCGGCGAGGGCCCGCGCCGCGTGCTCGACCATGGTGACCACGGTCTCCAGCGGTAGGGCTGGCGTGCGGCGCAAGTACCAGGCTAGGTCGTGCCCGTCGAGCAGCTCCATCGCGATGAAAGGCCCGCCGTAGGGCGTGAACCCGAGCTCGTAGACCTCCGCCACGTGCTCGCTGGGCACCGCGGCCGCGGCCTGGGCCTCGCGCATGAAG contains:
- a CDS encoding peptidylprolyl isomerase; protein product: MRLRLAPTLLACALALGVSARPARATVVEKVVAVVGERAILLSDVRDRAKPFMLKIHAEVPPGAQRNAAISQTYKNVLERMVDEELQFRAANRSKIVVDAKEVDDAIGRVAAQNGLSVDKLIAEAAKSGLDEKAYRGEIRRQVLEAKLLNLRVQGRIRVSEEDVRTMYRRLTMDERRKLGFRAAWIRIDAPAGDKATAKEKRALAESLAAQARSGSNFAALAREKSDDAGTRDRGGELGRLQPGRLAPALDAALINLEPGQVSGAVRVGDSFFVVKLIERDETELPSFEEAKNELGERVYLEKMGKARRTWIEGLRRQTHVEIRM
- a CDS encoding VWA domain-containing protein yields the protein MSFVVGLALAIGALVVVPFVAHLLRRSRAEEREFPPAHLVPVAEPVARQRSRLEDRLLLAVRALMVLALAVLGATPLVRCSRLSIARESGGSVALAIIVDDSLSMRAATASGATRFELALRGARDLLAAAREGDAVAIVLGGAPARLALSATTDLSAAKRTLSQLRVTDRPTDLSSAVQLGRSSVKALPHVDRKVVLLSDFAGGPLPSGEPPVWAPLSEIRKPADDCAVVSAESRGRRVSVTIACSSAQAARGRSLELVVGDGEPARSDTDAGTDAPKAKAGELVASAKLDARAGEQNVSLEPSILSVGLDARLSGKDAIAHDDQAPVAPESRSLGVGVLSDLATASATTGGATVVEQALEALAHDVSVRPLTTLPEEARELSGLAALLLDDPSGLAPEARAALVEWLERGGVAVAWLGPRAESVQLGTTLEPFARGALSWELTKAKGVDAASIAWLGAPGASLSSLAPRGRARLDSALPTGAAVLARWDDGQPFLAEQKLGRGLALAVALPTSPDQSDLALRPGFLALLEHVVEQAERRAGPRRSVAGTTWSFPAAARVEIEGPGGKLESETSGGGSEAQRTFTPELVGRYRVSLDGAAERRVVTLEASEITDAPREPDQADERVVTGGVQNEVDVSSDVALLLLVLLALELGLRAFRRFEPKRRRRRGDLPARAAPSSGG
- a CDS encoding HNH endonuclease gives rise to the protein MFPFHATPPTAIPRLRQTGSEFLRLGRTVYFDACSSLFAYCTERLGYSEDSATKRVRVARLAQQFPQVLDDLASGELHLTGLFLLSGHLTDDNAEQLLAEARGKSKRQLEELLARWFPRPAVPPTITPVTPEPVQGQLSTWSGAGTPAPPAQAPRPRVEPLSPESVRVEFSAHAAFRDKLEQARALLSHTVPSGDLATILERALDLLIERETKRRAGAGKPRKRRETKPGSRHVPVEVQRAVRERDGDQCTFTDAEGRRCSATRFLTIEHIDPFAKGGPTTVDNCCLLCRPHNAHRARQVFGEDHIQNEISEARARRRQSTPPAPPAPTPAPEGGVSEKVLGALVRMGFKRADARRAVEQARLCEVEPLLEPMLRATLAILTP
- a CDS encoding DUF58 domain-containing protein, with the translated sequence MERRLDWGELAPLRISARHAADGVYAGGHRSQRRGAGVEFGGHRAYTPGDDLRFIDRHALMRHGRLLVRQFETETDRALRIVVDASASMAFRSKGAPGAKLAFAAVVAAALARIAISGGDPVALDWIGGEAREPLPALGGREAFERVIAALETVQPGGDVRLDAAAVERAFAAVARHARRGAVVVLLSDLVDLPEHTLDRFAALSSMGRTLIAVRVLDPLEATFSMEGPVRLYASEGEVHVETDASLVRDGYLARLESIAQSWDDRLAASGGRLIKCVTSDDPVTAVREIVLGARGGER